One Spea bombifrons isolate aSpeBom1 chromosome 1, aSpeBom1.2.pri, whole genome shotgun sequence DNA window includes the following coding sequences:
- the PSME1 gene encoding proteasome activator complex subunit 1 codes for MATLYISQAAKDKVDEFRNHLCLEADKLVSAGFPKKISELDQFLSTPELNISDLKTLRAELDIPIPDPEKEKEKEKKKKDDKKKDDDEEEKGPPCGPIACNDKITNLQSKIRNEIQESKENLNLVSLWLQLQIPQIEDGNNFGVAVQEKVFELMTNLRTKLDASQTQIAKYLSDRGDAVAKAAKSPHVGDYRALVHQLDESQYLELRITAREIRNFYATLYDIISKNYAKIKRPRGDAKQLIY; via the exons ATGGCAACGCTGTACATATCACAGGCCGCCAAGGACAAG gTGGATGAATTCAGAAACCATCTTTGTCTGGAG GCTGATAAACTGGTCTCAGCAGGATTTCCCAAGAAGATATCTGAGTTGGACCAGTTCCTAAGT ACTCCAGAACTGAATATTTCTGACCTCAAAACACTTCGAGCCGAACTAGATATTCCAATACCAGAcccagagaaagaaaaggagaaagag aagaaaaagaaggatGACAAGAAGAAAGATGATGACGAGGAGGAGAAAG GTCCTCCCTGTGGACCCATCGCTTGCAATGATAAAATCACAAATCTACAAAGCAAAATCAGGAATGAAATACAAGAATCGAAAGAAAACCTGAATTTG GTTTCTCtttggctgcagctccagattCCTCAGATTGAAGATGGAAATAACTTTGGAGTTGCGGTTCAG GAGAAAGTGTTTGAACTAATGACAAACCTAAGGACAAAATTAGACGCCTCCCAAACCCAGATAGCAAA ATACCTTTCTGATCGAGGTGATGCTGTGGCCAAGGCAGCAAAAAGTCCTCATGTG GGTGATTACCGTGCTCTAGTCCATCAGCTTGATGAATCCCAATACTTAGAGCTACGGATAACAGCCCGGGAGATAAGGAACTTCTAT GCCACTCTTTACGATATTATCAGTAAGAATTATGCCAAGATTAAGAGACCTCGTGGAGATGCCAAGCAACTCATCTACTAA
- the PSME2 gene encoding proteasome activator complex subunit 2 has product MSRACTLKVTKDNQEKVNGFRENLFSQMQNFLSDFLPEKIQYLDGLLKGDLFNVKDLTSLHCELNIPIPEPPAPEGEDSSKMETDKDEKKVPRCGFLQENEKMHRILNIVQPEVRSLREGCALVITWIHHLIPKIEDGNDFGVSVQEKVIERVTAVKTKVEALQTNISKYFTERGDAVAKASKETHVMDYRALVHEKDEAAFLELRLSLIEVRNFYVEIFDIILKNLEKITNPKGEEKSPMY; this is encoded by the exons GTAAATGGATTCCGTGAAAATCTTTTCAGCCAG ATGCAGAATTTCCTGTCTGATTTTCTTCCAGAGAAGATACAATATCTGGATGGACTCCTGAAG GGTGATCTTTTTAATGTGAAAGACCTGACATCTCTGCATTGTGAGCTAAATATTCCCATTCCAGAGCCTCCTGCTCCTGAGGGCGAG gATTCATCGAAGATGGAAACAGACAAAGATGAGAAGAAAG TTCCTCGTTGTGGCTTCCTACAAGAGAATGAGAAAATGCACAGAATCCTGAACATTGTTCAACCTGAGGTCCGATCTCTGAGAGAGGGTTGTGCACTG gttatcACCTGGATCCATCACCTGATCCCAAAAATTGAAGATGGGAATGACTTTGGAGTGTCAGTGCAG gAGAAAGTCATAGAACGTGTAACTGCTGTTAAAACCAAAGTGGAAGCATTACAGACCAACATTTCAAA ATACTTCACCGAAAGAGGAGATGCTGTTGCAAAAGCTTCAAAAGAAACacatgtg ATGGATTATCGAGCTCTTGTTCATGAAAAAGATGAAGCTGCATTTCTAGAACTGAGACTATCCCTGATTGAAGTGCGGAATTTCTAT GTTGAAATATTTGACATTATTCTGAAGAATTTGGAGAAGATCACAAATCCAAAAGGAGAGGAGAAGAGTCCAATGTACTGA
- the EMC9 gene encoding ER membrane protein complex subunit 9 → MCEVEIGTRVYAKMCLHAARYPHCTVSGALVGRRGNGCVTLCDCVPINHLYLPLALSLEVALTQIDSWCAPQGLVIAGYYQANAGLKDNSPGCAAQRTASLISEYQEDAVLIMLDNEHLSLNPGVPPLTVLHQNSSKDWVPKEKTLVMWGHWEETQRITRQLLHAKAYQRLVDFDTHLDDIRADWTNQELNLEIARLSAAANGRT, encoded by the exons ATGTGTGAAGTAGAGATTGGCACTCGTGTGTATGCAAAGATGTGTCTTCATGCTGCAAGGTATCCACACTGCACTGTTAGTGGGGCCCTTGTGGGCCGCAGAGGGAATGGATGTGTCACCTTATGTGATTGTGTGCCTATCAATCATCTCTACCTTCCCTTGGCGCTCAGTTTAGAAGTGGCTCTCACACAG ATTGATTCATGGTGCGCTCCCCAAGGCTTGGTTATCGCTGGTTATTACCAAGCAAACGCCGGGCTGAAGGACAACAG TCCTGGTTGTGCTGCTCAGCGTACGGCGTCTCTAATTTCAGAATATCAGGAAGATGCTGTGTTAATAATG CTAGATAACGAGCATCTGTCTCTGAATCCCGGGGTCCCTCCCCTTACTGTTTTGCACCAGAACAGCAGCAAAGACTGGGTACCCAAGGAAAAGACATT gGTCATGTGGGGTCATTGGGAGGAGACCCAACGAATCACAAGGCAGCTTCTTCACGCTAAAGCCTATCAACGACTGGTTGACTTTGACACTCACCTGGATGACATCAGGGCTGACTGGACCAATCAGGAACTGAATTTGGAAATCGCACGTCTGTCTGCAGCAGCAAACGGCCGCACCTAG
- the FITM1 gene encoding fat storage-inducing transmembrane protein 1 yields MAVLSNYACAFVCMCSDLCARLVGSICVRRGYHLWLAAIVSLTPLLHGLSNPRSIFSNNNNFFNVKFVHCSCGWTFLLLSGFVLLVTLLPTGRPFLSLLHLTRLAVSTAVCQGVPYLFQLLEDITGSCHQPLPPGTLLLHRLEDRYSCLAEGHKWEGYHISPKTFTLTLCSLSMAEELAVFVRYLRRGFPADTALHLVFLLNASLLGLYNLLLICTALYAPNYTQSVVGTATGTLCWYLTYRGWYRTYFSPGPPGYGMFPRKVISPRNKIE; encoded by the exons ATGGCTGTTCTCAGTAACTATGCTTGTGcgtttgtatgtatgtgctCTGACTTGTGCGCCCGCTTGGTGGGGAGCATATGCGTGAGAAGAGGGTATCATCTTTGGCTGGCAGCAATTGTCAGTCTGACACCGCTCCTGCACGGACTTAGCAACCCTAGAAGCATTTTCTCCAACAACAATAACTTCTTCaatgt GAAGTTCGTGCATTGTTCCTGCGGCTGGACCTTTCTCCTTCTGTCTGGATTCGTTCTCTTGGTGACGCTGCTGCCCACAGGTCGTCCATTTCTCTCTCTGCTGCACCTAACAAGGCTGGCAGTGAGCACAGCTGTGTGTCAAGGAGTTCCCTACCTTTTCCAGCTCCTGGAGGACATAACGGGTTCCTGTCACCAGCCACTACCACCTGGTACACTGCTCCTCCATCGCTTGGAAGATAGGTACAGCTGCCTGGCTGAAGGACATAAGTGGGAAGGTTATCATATATCTCCGAAAACCTTCACTCTCACCTTATGCAGTCTGTCTATGGCAGAGGAGCTGGCTGTGTTTGTGCGTTACCTGAGGAGAGGATTCCCAGCTGATACTGCCCTGCATCTTGTGTTTCTGCTAAATGCCAGCCTTTTGGGACTGTACAATCTGCTTTTGATCTGCACAGCACTTTATGCTCCAAACTACACCCAGAGTGTGGTGGGGACAGCAACAGGCACCTTGTGTTGGTACCTCACGTACCGTGGCTGGTACCGCACGTATTTTTCACCTGGACCACCTGGATATGGAATGTTCCCCAGAAAGGTGATAAGTCCCAGAAACAAGATAGAGTGA
- the DCAF11 gene encoding DDB1- and CUL4-associated factor 11 — MGTRSSSSAGGGRAPGDSLGSSRSSSESRGTQDDDDEENVDLAQVLAYLLRRGQVRLVQGAGPASLHLVQSLSDSDDDNDSAWEGCLGDRYTPPVDPSPDTAILDQNQIRTQVLLATGKLGSRREHSITRLLRERERTGCGFSLGERCRVTSHFLPNHVYATDSYTQKAFCGVYSTDGAVFMSACQDQNIRLYDCRRGRFKKFRTVKARDVGWSVLDVAFTPDGGHFLYSSWSDYIHVCNIYGETETHTALDLSPSERRFAVFSLTVSCDGREVLGGANDGCVYVYDREQNIRTLKIASHEDDVNAVSFADDSCHILYSGGDDALCKVWDRRTMREDDPKPVGILAGHQDGITFIHSKGDARYLLSNSKDQSIKLWDIRRFSGPEALEASRRVVTQQNWDYRWQQVPKRALRKKRLPGDTSLMTYRGHGVLHTLIRCRFSPEYSTGQQYVYSGCSTGRVVIYDLLTGQIVKKLANHKACVRDVSWHPCDNRLVSSSWDGSLRVWEHRQAEFYPEDLRTPLLDSEGSPASSSSSW, encoded by the exons GGGGCAGGTGCGTCTAGTGCAGGGGGCAGGCCCTGCCAGCTTACACCTGGTGCAGTCCCTGTCCGACTCAGATGATGACAACGACAGTGCTTGGGAAGGCTGTCTAGGGGACCGCTACACCCCTCCTG TTGATCCATCTCCAGACACCGCTATACTGGATCAGAACCAGATCAGGACACAGGTTTTGCTTGCTACTGGAAAGTTAGGATCACGAAGAGAGCACAGTATCACACGACTACTACGAGAG AGGGAGAGGACGGGATGTGGATTCTCTCTAGGGGAGCGGTGCCGTGTAACATCTCA CTTCCTCCCAAATCATGTCTATGCTACAGACTCCTATACCCAGAAGGCTTTCTGTGGTGTGTACTCTACAGATGGGGCAGTCTTCATGTCTGCTTGCCAAG ATCAGAACATCCGCCTATATGATTGCAGACGTGGTAGATTCAAGAAATTTCGGACTGTGAAGGCCCGTGATGTTGGATGGAGTGTTTTGGATGTGGCTTTTACCCCGGATGGAGGGCATTTCTTGTATTCCAGCTGGTCAGACTACA TTCACGTCTGTAACATATATGGGGAAACAGAGACGCACACTGCTCTGGACCTCAG TCCATCAGAGCGCCGCTTTGCAGTTTTTTCTCTTACTGTGTCTTGTGATGGCCGGGAAGTTCTTGGAGG AGCCAACGAtggttgtgtgtatgtgtatgaccGGGAGCAGAATATCCGAACGCTCAAG ATTGCCTCTCACGAAGATGATGTGAATGCCGTGTCATTTGCCGATGACAGCTGTCATATCCTGTACTCTGGTGGCGACGATGCTCTGTGTAAAGTATGGGACCGCCGCACTATGCGGGAGGATGACCCCAAGCCTGTGGGCATCTTAGCTGGGCATCAAGATGGTATCACTTTTATACACAGCAAG GGTGACGCTCGGTACCTGCTATCTAATTCCAAAGATCAGAGTATTAAGCTATGGGATATCAGGCGATTTTCAGGGCCAGAGGCACTGGAGGCCTCACGCAGAGTGGTGACCCAGCAGAACTGGGATTACCGCTGGCAACAGGTCCCTAAAAGAG CCCTCAGAAAGAAACGCCTCCCCGGGGACACATCTTTAATGACATACCGTGGTCACGGTGTCCTTCACACTTTAATCCGGTGCCGCTTTTCACCAGAGTACAGTACTGGTCAGCAGTATGTGTACAGCGGCTGCTCCACAGGTCGAGTCGTAA TTTACGACCTCTTAACCGGTCAGATAGTAAAGAAGCTGGCCAATCACAAAGCTTGTGTGCGAGACGTCAGCTGGCATCCATGCGACAACAGGCTTGTTAGCAGCTCC TGGGATGGCAGCCTCCGTGTGTGGGAACACCGCCAAGCCGAATTTTACCCGGAGGATCTGCGTACCCCCCTACTAGATTCTGAGGGCAGTCCAGCAAGCAGCTCCTCTTCCTGGTAG